The Scomber japonicus isolate fScoJap1 chromosome 8, fScoJap1.pri, whole genome shotgun sequence genome has a segment encoding these proteins:
- the LOC128362810 gene encoding integrin alpha-6-like: protein MEFLESNGINGQWMGVRVTSQGPGKNVMTCAHRYQQWSPSPGPYNPRLVTGQCYLLGDDLQVGKEDRTWRRVVCDSEHLTRRSMNHEWFAYCQQGHGASFAKDNTSLLFGAPGAYLWKGIVRMEPLENLGIFSEYARETGNIDTLNTKLIPLKRDSYLGFSIDSGMALLRKGELTIVSGAPRGGYSGQVTFIKVDPAALRSLSVELVLSGPGLASSFGYAVAVVDFNGDGWEDLAVGAPEFFVKDGLVGGAVYIYINNKGKNWDKIVPVKLLGHKDSMFGLAVENIGDINQDGYEDIAVGAPYDGSGRVYLYYGSLDGINPEPAQVLSSESKKITLFGYSLSGNLDVDDNQYPDLAVGSLSDSVFVYRARPVVSVSSYLKLTPNKTDISKEQCDKRTCDFSVQACFTYTAHLTSFNPKLILNYTFEIDAGRRKSGLPPRMRIMGSSQGKLELPRQGLKVCTDTKLRLLRNIKDRLHNILVSVTWSLWNSSQTTRTSDNLTNLTPVLNLYQQKTTVSEIVLINKGCGSDNICQSNLELQYKFCSRKTQNGQDVFKSLAREDGVAVITPSDGDIALEITVTNRNGDDAHQSHSVIRLPDTLRYTSVVYDTASETHVTCSANENGTFVDCELGNPLHRDAEVTFYVLMSTNSISLSTKEVNVTLQLETTSVQTIPPVEALAKVIFELNLQIYGQARPSQVSLGENVQGESAIETVDEIGAVVQYEFKVTNLGRSLKSFANASLNIYWPKENSVGKWLLYLTQISNEGVQSVPCSPVNEINPLKHVKGWHDPSRKRREAELEALSTDDFTFLPTRRKYKTLTCSDGLKCVEIRCPLVGLDSSALIILHSRLWNSTFTEDYSSLNYLDIVVDAALDLTNSPENIGLKSEKPGTKVRLTVFLKRKTKYFTKVAWWIIFLTVIVGLLLLAMLGFLLWKRGCINCHTNNKIPLHDGDPKETTPLKG from the exons ATGG AGTTCCTTGAGAGTAATGGCATAAATGGCCAGTGGATGGGAGTTAGAGTGACAAGCCAGGGTCCTGGTAAAAATGTAATG ACCTGTGCTCATCGCTACCAGCAGTGGAGTCCAAGCCCAGGCCCTTACAACCCTCGCCTTGTTACGGGTCAGTGCTACCTCTTAGGAGATGACCTGCAGGTcgggaaggaagacaggacgtGGAGGAGGGTAGTTTGTGATTCTGAACACTTAACCAGACGTTCAATGAACCACGAGTGGTTTGCATACTGCCAGCAGGGTCATGGAGCATCATTTGCAAAAGACAACACATCTTTGTTATTTGGAGCACCAGGCGCTTACCTGTGGAAAG GGATCGTACGGATGGAGCCCCTGGAGAACCTGGGCATCTTCAGCGAATACGCTCGTGAAACTGGGAATATAGACACATTGAACACAAAACTCATACCTCTAAAGAGAGACAGCTACCTAG GATTTTCCATTGACTCAGGAATGGCCCTCCTCAGGAAGGGTGAGCTGACAATTGTGTCAGGGGCACCCAGAGGAGGCTACAGCGGCCAAGTGACATTTATTAAGGTGGATCCAGCGGCACTGAGAAGTTTATCTGTAGAGTTAGTCCTCTCTGGCCCGGGCCTGGCCTCCTCCTTTGGCTATGCTGTGGCAGTGGTGGATTTCAATGGTGACGG GTGGGAGGACCTTGCAGTAGGAGCACCCGAGTTCTTTGTTAAAGACGGTTTGGTCGGAGGGGCAGTCTATATCTACAtaaacaacaaaggaaaaaaCTGGGACAAGATTGTACCCGTCAAACTTCTTGGACATAAAGATTCCATGTTTGGCCTTGCAGTGGAAAACATAGGAGACATCAATCAAGACGGATATGAAG ATATTGCTGTGGGAGCACCTTATGATGGCTCTGGTCGAGTATACCTCTACTATGGCTCATTAGATGGCATCAACCCAGAGCCAGCACAG GTACTTTCATCAGAATCcaaaaaaatcactttgtttGGATATTCTCTGTCTGGCAATTTGGACGTGGATGACAATCAGTACCCTGATTTGGCTGTTGGGTCGCTCTCAGATTCTGTATTTGTTTACAG AGCGAGGCCAGTGGTCAGTGTCAGCAGCTATCTAAAGCTAACACCAAATAAAACAGACATCTCAAAGGAACAATGTGATAAACGCACGTG TGATTTTTCAGTGCAGGCGTGCTTTACCTACACAGCACATCTGACGTCCTTCAACCCTAAACTGA TACTCAATTACACATTTGAGATTGATGCTGGGAGGAGAAAATCAGGACTTCCTCCCAGAATGCGCATAATGGGTTCATCTCAAGGAAAACTGGAGCTACCTCGCCAGGGGTTGAAAGTCTGCACTGATACCAAGCTCCGCCTTCTG CGAAATATTAAAGACAGGCTGCACAATATCCTTGTTTCTGTAACCTGGTCTCTATGGAACTCCAGTCAAACGACAAGGACAAGTGATAATCTGACCAACCTCACACCTGTCCTTAACCTCTACCAGCAGAAAACAACTGTCTCAGAG ATTGTCTTAATAAACAAGGGCTGTGGCAGCGACAACATTTGCCAAAGTAACCTGGAGTTACAGTACAAGTTCTGTTccaggaaaacacaaaatggTCAAGATGTTTTCAAATCATTGGCCAG AGAGGATGGTGTTGCAGTCATCACTCCCTCTGATGGAGACATAGCCTTGGAGATCACTGTGACTAACAGGAACGGAGATGACGCACACCAGAGTCACTCAGTCATCAGGCTCCCAGATACTCTTCGCTACACCTCTGTTGTCTATGATACAGCATCa GAAACACATGTGACATGTTCAGCCAATGAAAATGGAACATTTGTAGACTGCGAACTGGGAAACCCACTCCATAGAGATGCTGAA GTTACATTTTATGTCCTCATGTCAACAAACAGTATCTCACTGAGTACAAAAGAGGTCAACGTCACCCTGCAACTTGAAAC AACAAGTGTGCAGACAATACCACCAGTCGAGGCATTAGCCAAAGTTATTTTTGAACTGAATCTGCAAATATATGG tcaagCCAGGCCCTCTCAAGTATCACTTGGTGAAAATGTGCAAGGTGAAAGTGCCATAGAAACAGTTGATGAAATTGGAGCTGTGGTTCAATATGAATTTAAG GTAACAAATTTGGGCAGATCACTGAAATCTTTTGCCAATGCATCACTTAATATTTATTGGCCAAAGGAGAATTCTGTAGGAAAATGGCTACTTTACTTGACTCAGATCAGCAATGAAGGGGTGCAGTCTGTCCCCTGCTCACCTGTAAATGAGATCAATCCACTTAAACATGTA AAGGGCTGGCATGACCCTTCAAGGAAAAGACGTGAAGCTGAGCTTGAAGCCCTCTCTACTGATGATTTCACATTTCTGCCGAcaagaagaaaatacaaaacCTTG ACCTGCTCAGATGGACTGAAGTGTGTGGAGATACGCTGCCCTCTGGTGGGCCTTGACAGTAGCGCACTGATTATTCTGCATTCTCGCCTCTGGAATTCTACTTTTACAGAG GATTACAGCTCTTTGAACTACCTGGACATTGTTGTGGATGCTGCTCTCGACTTAACAAACTCTCCAGAGAATATCGGACTTAAATCAGAGAAGCCTGGGACAAAG GTAAGACTGACTGTGTTCCTCAAGAGAAAAACTAAATACTTCACCAAAGTTGCCTGGTGGATAATCTTCCTGACAGTCATTGTGGGACTCCTGTTATTGGCAATGCTTGGCTTCTTGTTGTGGAAG AGAGGATGCATCAACTGTCACACTAATAACAAGATTCCTTTACATGACGGAGATCCAAAGGAGACTACTCCTCTGAAAGGCTAA